The Ciconia boyciana chromosome 7, ASM3463844v1, whole genome shotgun sequence region GCTCGCCCTTCCTTGGGGAAAGGCCGGCACAAGCCCGGCTGACGAGTCGTATCCAGTGAGGCTCACGCAGGGGTGTCCTGGGTCAGATGAGGTtggccatgctggaggtgggagGAAGCCGCCTGTTCGCAGCGAGGCGGCCGGAGATGGTGAAGACACGGATCTCACCGGTCTCCAGGCTCCGAGGAGCAGCCTGGCGGCAGGAGGTGCAGAGCAGGtagagcagcaggcagaggaggatggCACTGCCAGCAGTCAGGAGGACAACCCCGCTGGTGAACATGCTGGCCAGCGGCcgtgcagggctgagctgcaTGGTTGTGGTGGAGAGGATGGTGAGCACGACCCCACAGACCACCAGCACCAGGGcgctgagcagcagcaccaggcagtCTGAGAAGCCCCCGCTCTTCAGGAGCTCAATCTGATCCCGGCTGCGGATGCAGTTCATGTCCTGGATTGCAGAGCTCAGTAGCTGCTTCAGCAGCACGAGCAGGGCCAGGAGGCAGAGCGTGGTGCCCACGGCCAGCCGCCACTCCCCAGACCGGCTGCTAGTGCTATACAGCAGGATGATGCCCCCAATCCCGCAGGCCAGGATCAGCACCACAGCCATCCCGTAGCACAGGATGGACTTCTTGGGGTCCTGGAACCACCAGAGCTCCACATGCTCCTCCAAGATGTTCCTCTGGATGTGGTCCGCATCCGCAGGGGTGCGGGggctgctcagctctgccagctctggcATGGTGGGTGGCTGGGTGGGGAGAGCACGGTGGGGTGGTTGCACAGATGAATCTACACCCTTACAGCGAAGTGGAGGGTCAAGGCAGCAGCGGTTGCAAAGGCAGCTGCATTTCTCAAGCAGGGATGCCTTTGTCTCATTCTTTGGATCCTGGTGGAGCTCCCTTCTGCAGCAGTGCCACCTGGAGAGCTATGGTCCGTGCGCTGGGGCTGAGCCCACCCCCCAGGCAGGACTGCAGGACGTTGTGGAGCATCCCCAGAGCAGCACCATAAGGGAACAACCAGGGCTGTGTCCTTCCTTTCCTGGGTCTTTCATCTGAAAGAGTCAAGAAGAGATCATTAAATAGAGACCCTGCTCCGCTGTACCAAACAATCCCCTGCTAAACCCTGGACCTTGGTTGCTCCAGGCTGGCCTGCAGaccttcccctgcctccctcacAAAAGCCCTGATCTGTGCGTTGGAGCACAGATCAGCCACGCACATCTTCCCAGGAGACCTCCACGCACTGTGGGGGGACCTCAGCCTGCCCCAAGGGCAAGTCTCCTGTCTCCCCAGCCCCGTGTGCCCCGCTCAGAGGCTACTGGCACATCGCTGCCCGCAGgactctgcctgcagctggtgctggcagcagggcagggaaggagcagaggcaggTCCCTCCTGGGATAAAGCCCCATTCACAGCTCCGGCTTCACATGCTCCCTCATCAGCATCAGCCTCTTGTCACCAactggctctgctgcccagaACGACAGCGGGAGGTGGGGGTCAGGACCAGGGCTTAACCCTTCCAGTCCAGTCACTGGAAGAGCAAGAGCCGTCCTTTGCTGCATGTCCTCAGCCCTGTCCCTACCCCTGCACCACCAGTGGTCCCCCCTCCCAGGTCCCCTACAGAAATGTGATGGTTACATCTCCAGTGGTCTCAGCACTTCCCTGGAAAGAGCCCCCAAACAGCTGCGACCTGGCACACCGCAATTttgctctcctctctgctcctcctggtcCCTGCAGCACTTCACCAccggaggggagcaggggaagggcagcagtggctgcagggTGGAGGCAGGCTCCTTGGTACTGTGCTTAGCTGGGCTCCCCTTGGCACGGCGCCTTGTCTCAACCCACAGCCCAGCTTCCCGGGCTCATCACCTCTCCAACATGCTGGCCCCGCCTCAGTGCTTCTCTGGGTACAGTTTTACACCAAGAGGGGAGACCACTTGCATTTTTCTCACATAACCTCCTGCCCTGGCATGTGAGTGCTCCAGCTGGTCCCACAGCATCAGAGGGaccctccagcacagctggtACCCCAAGCAAGGAGAGGTGCTGGGGATGACGGCACAGGAGCATCTCTGAGATGAGATGTTGACCCCTTGAGACATGGGGCAGACCCTGGAGACGCCCGAACTGCCTCCCCAGTCACCTCCCAAAAAGGACGACGTACCCGTGGCCATCACGGGCACATGCACAGAAACTGCTCAGAGTCCCAAAGGAGCCCATGGAGGGGACAGGAACTGATGCAGATCCCCTGTGTCAGAGCTGTGTCACTTCTCCTGGGTAGGGGAACAGCCAAACAGCACCTTGCCTGCTGGAAATGGCTCTCCAGGAGCCCATCAGCCCACGCCAAACACACTCCAATTGTCTTTgtgccctgctctgcacagtGCTGGGACTCTGGGCTCATTATGGACGGGTGGGGACAATTTGTGACCTCCACGCATGGCAGCTCTGCACACACCAGGGATCTTTCCTCCCACAGCTCTCCCTGTCCTCAGACAGTCTCCACAGACCGCAACCCCTTATGGCACTGCCTTTGCTACCAGCAAACGCCTCAAAATCCCCCTGCATCAGGGACGAGCCAacatggggtgggggaagagggaggacaATAGTGTGGGGGTGCCCGAATCAGACACCGCCTGACAGTGTCAGGCCAGGCTCCTCCTGAGTCACTCCCCGGCTGCGATGGAGCATGAGGTCACTTTGGACGTGGCTCGGGGCATGCTGCCAGCTGGCAGCACGTGTCCAGGAAGTCTCTAACTACCGCGGGTTTGCAGGCCTGGGACCCATTGCACCATGTGAGCTGCGCGCTGTGCTATTCCCCTGCGCGGCTGCTGGTGCTTGAATTGCCTGGGCAGGGAGTGGGCTGGGACACAGAAACCCAGGCTCCAGAGGGTACACTTGCCTGGAAGCCTGTGGGAGATCTGCAGCTCCTGGCTAGAGCCGGAACAATCAGAGAGCATcagagagcaaaaaaaaaaagctgtggttgAGCACACTGATTTGTGCCTGCTGGGACCCACTTCGATTTTGCATGAGACCACAGATACCTTGCACTGTCCACATGTGCCCAGGACGCAGGTCCCAAGAAGGTCAGGACATCATGGGGCACTTTCAAAGCAGAGGGGTGAGAAGACGTTGAGCCTGGAGACCTTTCCGCAGCCTACGCAAACCAGCTCGGTGCTAAGCACTACTTCCTCCTCCCTATCATTCTCCAAGCACAGAGATGCCTTATCTCCTCCTTACCAGCGAACGGGTGAGTCTAGTAGATAGCAGGTTTGTAGATTAGATCGAGCTTTTGGACTAAGAAAACATAAAGCTTGAAGAAGTGCAAAGTCTGCGGCCTTCTGCTGCTTGACTGAAGTTGCGCACACAAGTTGTGAGTCAAAcagtaagcaaaaaaaaacacaacagcacaAACCACAATGAGGGAAAATGTGACCAAAAATCAAGCTACAGAACTGCATTCtcatgttactttttaaaatttaaccattttaatttttatttgctcagAAGAAGGTCAGGGAGCAAGATAAAACATCTAGCTGCAGAACAAAATACGATGTGACCTCTACAGGCACGTATTTCCTAGTGTTATATTAACCTCtattaaacaaattatttggagAGGGAAAGACTTCCACTGAAGTGTGCCTCCACGGTTTCTTGTGtctgtttgaaaatgttctgGGAATATCATCTTTTGCTCTATAAGCATCCACACTTGCTTGGGCTTCTCTAGACTCTGAGGGTTTGTGTCGCTAGtgacagtatttttattcttagaatcacagaataattcaggtgGGATGGGACCTTGTGAAATCACTGGGTCCAACCACCTGCTTAAAGCAGAGTTAACCTCAAAGTCAGACTGAATAGCTCAGGGCCTCATCCACTCAGGTGCTGGATACTGCCAAGGATGGAGGATCCACAGCCCCTCTGGGATCATTCCAGTGTTTAACCATCCTCACcatgaatacatttttccttaaatctaACTACAGTTTCCGCTTCCTCAGCATGGGTGCATTGCCTCCCATCCTTCCCTTGCATACCTCTTAAGAAAAATCTGACTTTATGTTTTAAACCAGAGCAAGCCCTATCCTGGGCTGTCACCCACCACTCCTTGGAGAAGGAATGAAACAAGATctcacagcagctttgctgatCTGGTTTCTTGGCATTATACAGCACATCAGTTTGCCCAGATCAGAttgagagaaaggaagggatgTGGATCCCTGCTCTGCCATGAGGGAGAGGGACAGACTTTCCACAGCAGTTGCCCCTTCTGTAGCTCTTCTTTGGGCTACATGGTCTCACTGGTCTGGGACAGACCATAACACAGACCCTTTGGGAGCTTAAGCCAGTTAGCCCATCAGATTAGCCAGTTTGATAACGTGTATCACAGGTCATTAATCTCTACCATTTACTTTATACTGAACCCAGTACCTCTTTgtgtgtaagaaaaaaaaggaggagagggcCAGCCCAGTCACACAATGCTTTCTGACTGAAGGCCACATCTCAGGAAAAAATTGACAGGCTGTCCTTCCCCACTGCCGGCTGGCAGCTcgggaggaagaacaggaaagcaCTGGgaatgcaggaaaacaaaaatgttaatgtctttcctttttttttttttcccctattctGACAACATTTAACTGGTAATTGAGGGTCACCATCAACTAGTTTCTGGCCACTCCTGGCTGCAGGTGTGAGAGATGTGTGCCTGCCGACCGCCTGGGAACATTATATGCATTTAGTTATTTACTTATAGACTTTTTATGTCTGACTGTCTGATATCTGACAGACGGTCCATGGACTGTATGTTAATTAACATGTTCATTTCAGAGCCACATACAACTCAGCTCTTGAAATACTCCCcacttccctcctctctctgaACCCAGGGTACACCATGAGACCTTGCTTACCCACAGCGTTCAGGAGGGGAATCAGATCAGCCTGGGGGTGGGACAGGCTCCTGCAGCACTTCCAGCCTTCAGAAGGGTTTTACGCAGCTATGTGCGCTACAGGAGCATCATGGAGACCAGGGGAGCCTGGCAAcatttgctgtaaaataaacaatacATAAAATGATTTGCATGAGCAATCTAGATGAGAGCCAACAGAGCCTTACAATCTCAAACAGATACAAgccatctccttcccctgcttctCCAGTCCATCACAGCTTACTCGCTTCTTGGCCAGATCTGGCCATAGCCTGTTTGGGATGGACTTGCGACTACTCTGTGTCTCATGTTACCCCTtacccagccccacagaaacCTCCAGCCCAGAATAGgcataaatattttcccatcCTTTCATGCAATTTTTCCAACTCCCTAGTAGGCTCAGAGAATGAAGGTCATATGTTTTATGCCTGTTTTATGCCTGAATTACTGCCAATGCACAAAGCAGAAACGCTGAATGTCGTAGTGCTCAAGGCCCATCTGTGcccctgggagcagggatggTGCTGCCCTGGGACGTGTAGGAAGGTCCCCTGTCTTCTCCTGAGAACTCAGGAGTGGGGATAGAGGAACCTGCGGGGAATGGGAGAAATGGGCTTTTATGTGGCATCTGTCATCTCACCCAAAATCCTGGAAAGAGATCCACACTCCTTTGGCTGCTACATCAACCACCAATTCCCAATGCTCCTCCTTTCTGGGGCTGTTCAAAATCCAGGCAAACCTACGCTGTCTAATCTATATCTGGGGAGAGGCCACCCTCTCTACCCTGCCAGAGGGATAGTGCTTTCCCAGAAGCGAGCAGCCCTCCCACCAGTGCTCCTGGCACCAGACATCATTCGGGAAGCCTCGGGGAAGTCCTGGGTGATGGTAGACGATCCCTTTCTTTCACCAAGCCTAGGGGCTCTGGAGATAAGGCTGGTGGAGGGCTTGTTGTAGCAGGGTCAGCATGCAGCTGCTTTTTACAGAAATCTAGATAGCTTTGGCATGCTCCATTATAAAGTTTTGTGTTCCCTTCCTCTCCACATGTGTAACAGGCATCCAGCATCCTGACCCCATAGAGCCTGTCCTGAGGTACCTCTGCCGAGGGAGGCCTGGGAGTCCTGAAGGAACCAGAAAATCCTGAGCCTTATGTGCTGAGAGGGAACACAATGGCGCAAGGAAGAAATGATGTGGAGGCAAGAGGCAGGATCTCTTAAGAAGTGTGTCTGAAGCAGCCCCCAAACCTGCCAGCAGCTACTGATGAAGTACAGTCCTTCCCACACACTCACGGGTCCCGGGGCGGACGGCTCACTCACCTGCAGTAGACGCTG contains the following coding sequences:
- the TMEM125 gene encoding transmembrane protein 125; this translates as MPELAELSSPRTPADADHIQRNILEEHVELWWFQDPKKSILCYGMAVVLILACGIGGIILLYSTSSRSGEWRLAVGTTLCLLALLVLLKQLLSSAIQDMNCIRSRDQIELLKSGGFSDCLVLLLSALVLVVCGVVLTILSTTTMQLSPARPLASMFTSGVVLLTAGSAILLCLLLYLLCTSCRQAAPRSLETGEIRVFTISGRLAANRRLPPTSSMANLI